The proteins below come from a single Epinephelus moara isolate mb chromosome 19, YSFRI_EMoa_1.0, whole genome shotgun sequence genomic window:
- the LOC126406773 gene encoding piggyBac transposable element-derived protein 4-like, whose protein sequence is MMKRHYSTKEALEMIVEPDPEPVEHNDLTSESDTDTAEEDEEYLPAAGSSSTSSPDLSDGGEGETPPDLSWRSKNGEIQWAATHSETLQFNPSGTGITHGPTRYAVARVGEVIDSFDLFLTPEVTKRVLDYTNLHGRRTVPDWKDLDATTVRAYFGLLLLAGVYRSRGEATRSLWNEQTGRHIFRATMSVKMFGLISRILRFDDRLSKPRRRGADKLAAVREIWDLWTARLPLMFNPGVDICVDEQLVPYRGRCEFRQYMPMKPARYGLKMWVTCDVQTSYAWRVSVYTGREAGAPAERNQGRRVVLEMTEGLRGVTVTCDNFFSSFGLAEELLRRKIAMVGTMRKSRPELPPELLRVRRREVLSSIFAFTQTHTLVSYIPKRGKNVVLLSTKHRAPEISGEKKRKPQIILDYNCCKGGVDTMDEMISTYSCRRRTRRWPLALFFNMLDISALNAYIVWTAIDPAWHRGKSHRRRLFLEELGRKLVNPQMARRERLPLTPGALSLVLEAQAGTGNPTSTSTTPTTLRVRRQCAVCPTRRVVFCTCKICKKHVCKEHYGTVCSSCLP, encoded by the exons ATGATGAAGAGACACTACAGCACTAAAGAGGCGCTAGAAATGATCGTGGAGCCCGATCCAGAGCCCGTGGAACACAACGATCTAACCTCCGAATCGGACACCGACACAGCTGAAGAGGATGAGGAGTACCTCCCGGCGGCTGGCTCATCCTCCACCAGCTCCCCCGACTTATCTGACGGTGGGGAAGGGGAGACACCACCGGACCTGTCCTGGAGGTCCAAAAACGGGGAGATCCAGTGGGCAGCCACACACTCGGAGACCCTACAGTTTAACCCTTCGGGCACAGGGATTACGCACGGACCCACCCGCTACGCCGTGGCCAGAGTTGGTGAAGTGATAGacagttttgatttatttctcaCCCCGGAGGTCACCAAACGTGTCCTAGATTACACCAACCTGCATGGGAGAAGGACGGTCCCGGACTGGAAGGACCTCGATGCCACCACCGTGCGGGCTTACTTTGGACTGCTTCTGCTGGCCGGTGTGTATCGGTCCCGCGGTGAAGCAACCCGCAGCCTGTGGAATGAGCAGACGGGCCGGCACATCTTCAGGGCGACCATGTCGGTCAAAATGTTTGGATTGATAAGCCGAATCCTGCGTTTTGACGACCGGCTGTCCAAACCGCGGCGCCGGGGAGCGGACAAGCTTGCTGCGGTCCGGGAAATCTGGGATCTGTGGACTGCCCGGCTCCCCCTGATGTTTAATCCAGGtgtggacatttgtgtggaTGAGCAGCTCGTGCCATATCGGGGACGCTGCGAATTCAGGCAATACATGCCCATGAAGCCGGCCAGGTATGGCCTCAAAATGTGGGTCACCTGTGACGTACAAACGTCATATGCATGGAGGGTGTCTGTTTACACCGGCAGAGAAGCTGGTGCGCCGGCAGAACGAAACCAAGGACGGAGGGTCGTGTTGGAGATGACGGAGGGGCTGAGAGGGGTGACTGTGACATGCGACAATTTCTTTTCCTCCTTCGGCCTGGCAGAAGAGCTGCTCCGCAGAAAGATCGCCATGGTTGGCACCATGCGTAAAAGCCGACCAGAGCTTCCCCCTGAGCTCCTGAGGGTACGGAGGAGAGAGgtcctctcctccatcttcgCATTCACCCAAACTCACACCCTGGTGTCCTACATCCCAAAGCGGGGCAAAAACGTTgtcctgctcagcaccaaacaccGGGCGCCGGAGATCAGCGGCGAGAAGAAAAGGAAGCCCCAGATCATACTGGACTATAACTGCTGCAAAGGAGGAGTGGATACCATGGATGag ATGATCTCTACATACAGCTGCAGGAGAAGGACCAGACGGTGGCCCTtggctcttttttttaacatgctgGACATTAGTGCCCTCAACGCGTACATTGTGTGGACGGCCATTGATCCAGCATGGCACCGAGGAAAGTCCCACCGAAGGAGGCTGTTCCTGGAGGAGCTAGGGAGGAAACTGGTCAACCCCCAGATGGCCCGCAGGGAACGCCTCCCACTGACACCAGGCGCCCTCAGCCTCGTCCTGGAAGCTCAGGCTGGCACAGGCAAccccaccagcaccagcactaCACCCACAACTCTCCGTGTGAGGAGGCAGTGTGCGGTCTGCCCCACAAGGAGAGTTGTGTTCTGCACATGCAAGATCTGTAAGAAACATGTTTGCAAGGAGCATTATGGCACAGTTTGCAGCTCCTGCCTCCCCTGA